TACAGTCTTTTTAAAGGACATGAATGATTTCCAAGCCGTCAACGAAGTATATGCTTCTTTCTTTTCAGAGCCATATCCGGCACGGAGCGCCGTGGAAGTTGCCCGTTTGCCGAAGGATGGACTGGTTGAGATTGAAGTGGTAGCTCGCAAGTCGTAAATAGCAGATCGTGACTAGGAAGTCAAAACCTCATCTTCCATCGATGTGCTGAAATTAGGGATATGAATATCATTAAGTTTTAAACAAAACTGCCGGGCATGAAGCCCGGCAGTTTGTTTGGTTTGAAAAGGGGTTACCGTGTTTATTTCGTACGCCCATATTGCTTCCCGTAAGACAGCACCTTATGGTACAGGCTTTTGTCTTTCAAGTTTTTGAGCGGATAAACTTGGGGTCTGGTGTTGACCTCTAGAATCCAGGGCCTCCCCTTGGAATCGACTGCCACATCCAGGCCGAGTTCGTTAAATCCTTTGTAATGGCGGTCAAAGTTTTTACCTACCGCCACGCCAAGTCCTTTGAGCTCGGATTCCAGCTGTTGGGTGAAGGCCGAGGCGAAATTGGCGCCGCTCATCGTCTTGCGGAACGTGCCAATGGTGCCGCCTTGATTATAATTGGTGGCGACTTTGTTAGGGTTGCCGACTTTGGTGAACAGGGCGGTGCTGACCCAGGCTCCCTGCCTAGTCTTCTGGACCATTACCCGGATATCAAATGGCTTGCCATTGCTTTTGGCCAGACGAATTCCTTTTTGCAGCAGGTAGGGTCTGCTCCCTGCAAAGCGGTTCAGATCACGGTACAATTGAGATGAGCTGGAGTATGACGTTTTCTTGGTATTCAGCTGGCTTTGGTAGCCCCCGTCCGTTTTGCGGATTCGGATGATGTTATTGCCGCCTGAACCATCCGTAGGTTTGAAGAAAACCGTGGAGTAGTCCGCCAGCATAGAGTTCAGGTTTTTTTTGCTGAACGGCAATGTGTGCGGCACGTATTGTCTGAAATAAGGATCCTCGTTCAGCCATTTCGTTTTCTTCCATTTGCTTTTGATGGTGCTGCTTTTATATTTCATAGCTAAGAGGCTCACCCCTCTTTTTTGTTCAGCATATGCCAAAAAAGTAGAGCAAGCCTCCACGATGGCCTTGAACCAAGCTATGTGTTTGAAAACAATTTTTTATCGAAAAACAATAAGGTGATAAATAAAGCTGCCGCGACAAGCAGTATCGACGCCGGTATGATAAAGGCCAGCAGGGTTGCCGTATTCTGCATTTGATAATACATCAGCATGCCGAGCGGCATGATCCCGCCCCCGAGGATGCTCGTCCAGAAGTGCAGCGCGGCCGTCTTCTTCATACTAAGTTTTTCTCGAAACACGTAGTAGAACAGGCCATAGGCAAATAAGGTCAGCCAGCCTACCACCAGAATATGGGCGTGGCCTGCAACCATGTTGTAGTTACTTCTCCCTGCCATGTCCGCTCCGATCAAAGCACCGAAGAGTGTATAGATTGCCGCGATACGCATCAGCCACTTACTATATTTTACCAATGGATATTCCCCCCCTTGCATCTTGAATCGGTCCCAATATACAAGAGTTATATGAACGGAGCGTGAACAAAATATAAACCGGAATTGAACAGGGAAACATCTTCTACTATAATCAAATAGATCTGATTTAGAAGGAGAGAATTTCCAGGTGCGAAGCCCACTCATTGCTTACTGTCTTTCTAAGAAAGCTGCAACCGAGGACTATCCATTCGGACCGCTTCCGATCGTCATGAAAGTCGGGGGCAAAATGTTTGCCCTGATTACCATAATGGCAGGAGAGAAGGTTAGTCATATTTCCCTGAAATGCGATCCGGTGATTGCAGAGAATTTGCGCCAGCAGCATGACGCGGTGCAGCCTGGTTATCATCTCAACAAAAAACATTGGAATACCATTACCGTGGATGGCTCCTTAACGGAAGCGGACCTCCAGGATATGATTGATCATTCCTATGATTTGGTGCTGAAGAGTTTACCGAAGGCTCAGCGCGATGCGATCTCTCAGCGGCTGGTATGAAGCCTGCTGAAATAAATAATCGCCCTGTGGCACAGTGGAGGCAGATAAACATCCACTTGCCAGAGGGCGATTATTAGATGGTACCATCAAACCTAGTTCAACCCATCCGCTGGGCGGTTTCGTATCAGAATGGTCTCATGCCCAAAGTATCCACTTTCTCCCCGGTAATATCAACGCCCATACGGCTTGTAATATCGCGGTAGTGACCGGCGCGGCGCTGCACCGGGCTGCCCTCGGTTTCACCGAGGTTAGCCTCCAGGCCGTTCAAGACCATCACGGTCGTACCGAAGCCGGGATCGCCCAGCCCTCTGAACTTCTCAAGCGGGGAAGGCTTCCATCTGCCAACCATCACATCATGGGCGGAAGGCTTCGGGTCCTGCGGCGTCATCCAGAACAGGATGGCGGTCATGTAGCCGATTTTGCCGTCAGCGGCAACGATCTCCGGATGGTCCAGCAGCACGCTTTTGTCTCCATAGATGATGGAACTGAACAGGCCGTAATTAAAGTTCCAGCTGAGCATGATCGGTCCCCGTCCATAATAGCGTTTGTCTGGTGTTCCGGGATACAGCACCGCGCTGGCAGGATCGACGAAAGCATCCTTGTTGACACCAGTCCGGCCGGCGATGTTCTCGTTCCAGAACAATCCCCAACGGAGCGGTCCTCCCGGAGCGGTAGCCCAGCCTCCGCCCGTTTCGTGGGACAGATTGGCGAGGAAGGCGGCCAGTTCACGCTTGCGGTCCTTCTTGAACCCTTCCTTCAGGAAAGTGCCGCCATCAATGATAACGGTTTCAATATCTTTGTTAAGGTTCTCAACCGAATGGAAGTCAGCTGAACGCACAACGAGTGTTTCAACGCGGGCATCCTTGTCTAATCGGTAAATCTCCTGCGCGGAAGGGGTTCCTTGCCGCGTGTTGATCTTGATCTTCAGATTGGAGACCTCCGCGACCGCGTTGATGAGGTTGTCGTATGAGAAATAGTCGGTCTGATCGGCTTTATAGTATTCTTTGCCATTGGAGATTTTAAACCATTCCGCCGAGCCTAGCCGGAAAGGGAACAACGCCTCAAAGTCTTCCTCCGAAAGCAGTGCTCTAACAGCGGCGATCGCCTTCTCCGGTGTGTAATCCGGATCGAGGCCATCCCAATTCTGGTCGATCTCCTTACGACTGGTTAGCCGGTGCTCCCCGATCGCTAGGGAACCGCCTAGATTCTCCGTGATTTGTGCTGGAGCTGAGGTGCTGGATTTGGTGCTGGCTGCCGGATGAGCGGAAGATGCTTCGGGCTGGGGCGCTTCATCGGCTGCAAAGGCATGAAGCGGGGTCATGAGGAGCGCAGCGCCGAGGGCTGCAATCATACTTCGCTGGGTCATTTTGCGGGATAACGGATATTTCCACACGGTCATACACATTCTCCTCTGTATCATTGGGATTGGAATACACTGCCATCATATATACGGTATGTTGTTTTGTACATAGTCAGGAAATCCCACGATTTAACGCGCAGTTGACACTGAAGGGGAACCTCTGGCGCGACCAAGCGGGGAAGATGTGACGATAGACAGGGGATTTGCTGTGGAATCACTAAAGATGCCGTCGAAGTTCGAATACTGGCATTCGCAGTGTCCTCCAACTTGATAACTAGTTTTTTAAAGCAAAAACATTATAATGTTATTATGTCTTGATTCTAGCAATCTATTAATCTATGGAAAGAATGCTTCACTTCATAATGTTCTGTTCATTTGTGTCATTTCATACATATTAGAGATTCATCATCTTATAGACGAAGAAGGTTAACTGACATGAGTTTATTTGTTCGCGAAAAAGGGTTCTACAAAAGCTTTTTCTGGCTGACGCTTGTGATCGGGATGCAGAACCTGATATCGGTCGGCGTGAATTTGTCGGACAATGTCATGCTGGGAGGATACAGTGAATCGGCCCTATCGGGTGTTGCCCTCGCGACCCAGATCCAATTCCTGCTGCACATGCTAGTTATGGGCGTATGCGAAGGATTGGTCATCATGTCGTCCAGATTCTGGGGAGCGAAGGATTTAGGCTCCATCAAAAAAGCAGCAAGCATCGGCATGCGCATGGCCATTTTCCTCAGTATTGTGTTATGGATAGTCGTGTTCTTTTCTCCGCATGAGGTACTGTCCTTGTTTACGAAGGAAGAGAATGTTATAGCCGCAGGTGTGGAATATTTACGAATCATCTGTTTCTCTTATATCTTCTTTGCCGTCACCAGTTCCTTGCTGGCTTCACTGCGAAGCGTGGAAACGGTGAAAATCGGCTTTGTGGTATCGTTATCGACCCTGATTATCAACATCTGCCTGAACTATATCCTCATCTACGGGTATTTAGGTTTTCCTGAACTGGGTGTGGCCGGATCGGCTATCGCTACCCTGACGGCTAGAATCATTGAATGTGTGATCGTCCTGGTGTACATTAAACGATTTGATCGCAAAATTTTGCTGAAGCTGCAGGATTTCCTGCAGTTCGATATGGAGCTCTTCAAACAGTACATTCGCGTAGGCTCCCCGATTCTGCTGTCGAACACGATATGGGGGCTTGCCATGGCGGCACAAACTGCCATTCTGGGGCATATGGGAGAATCGGCAATCGCGGCCAACAGTATTGCGACTACGATTTTCCAGATGGTGACAGTCATCGTTTACGCTTCGGCCAGCGCAACGGCTGTGCTGATTGGGAAGACCATCGGTGAAGGGTTGATGGACAAAATCATATCCTATGCCAAAACGCTGCAGATTCTGTATATCCTGCTCGGCTTGCTGACGGGCGCTGTGCTGTTTGTAATTAAGGATTTCGTCCTGGGCTTCTACTCCATATCCGATGAGGCGAAGACACTCGCGCTCCATTTCATGACAGTGTTGTCGATCACCGTAGTCGGAACGGCTTATCAGATGCCGGCATTAACGGGCATTGTGCGAAGCGGCGGAGACACCCGCTTTGTCCTTTACAACGATCTGATTTTTATGTGGCTGATCGTGCTGCCCTCCTCGGCATTATGCGCGTTCGTGTTCGATTTATCACCACTCGCTATATTCATTTGCTTGAAGTCCGATCAGATACTGAAGTGTTTTGTGGCGATCGTAAAGGTTAATCGATTCAAATGGATACGATCCTTCAGCTCATGATGGATGGACGGTTGTCTTATGGTAAGAAATCCATAGAGTAAAAAAAGAACCTCGGGAACGCGTGTCCCGAGGTTCTTTTGTATGGTTATGTTCAATCCTCTAGCAGGTTTAATGACTGGGCTTTAACCAGAGCCTGCGTGCGGGTAGTCACGCCGAGCTTGCCATACAGTCTGGATAAATATACCCGGACTGTTCCTTCGGACAGGCCAAGTGCTGCGGCCATCTGTTTATTGGCGGCACCTTGCCGGATCAGATGCAGGAGATTCATTTCATTCCGATTCAGCTGTTCCGGGAGAACAGACGGGGATAGCTTGGCGGATGAAGGGTCCGCTTGGGGATAATCCGGAAAATGCTCCAACAGGATGCGTACATATTCAAGCAGCTGATGCTGCTCCGGCTGTAAGCCGCTTTCTTGTCCTTGGTGGTTTGCATACAGCTTCAGCAGCTGGTACATCTCCTCTCCTTCGTCCAGGAAGGAACGGACATAACCGTTCTGTGCTCCAATACGCAATGCGTCGCCAAGGAGATGAAGGGACTGCTTTCGTTGACCACGCTGATATTCCAGCAGCGCTTGCAGGCCTGTGATCTCGATGATGCTGGATCGTTGCTGTTCGCGCTCGGCTTGGGGTTTTAACAGCTCCAGGAGGTGAAGCGCCTCGGCTTCCCTGCGCTGTTTGCCTAACAGGCGAACGAACGCCAGATATTCGGTTTCCCGGCTATAGGTTGGTCGGTCCTTGACGGAAATCGGGAGGCCGGCCGCTTCCTTGCGGGCTTCGGTTATACGCCCTTCCCGAATATAGAGCATGCATCGTATAGCCTTTAATGGAGTAAGCCATGGGCTGGCTTTCCTGCCGATGACAGCGGTCCATGCTTCATCCAGAGCATAATGGGCCAGATGAAACTTCCCCTCCGCAGCGTACAGCTTGGCTTCGGTTATATGAAGCGGCACGAACAAACCCATGGTTTCTTTGGCGGGGGGCGCATTTCGAATCTGTACCAGCAGCTGGCGGCAGTCGGCAAGCCGATTCCATTCATAATACCCCTCGCACAAGGATTGCTTTACATATAAATTCATGAGCGAATGCGCCCATCCATGGGATTCCAGCACGCCGGTAAACAGATGTGCGATCTTCTCCGTATCAGCGGAGAGAGCTCCCTTCATGCCAAGCGGTGTACGTCTTACGTAAGGCTCCTGACGGTTGTAATCGAATTGATAGTAGATCGGATTGTCGGGCATAGCGTTGTCGAGGATGCCTTCGCTGAAAGCGAACCATTTGCCGAAGTCCCCGTTCAGAAAAACAAGGTTGGAACGCACGAACAGGAGGCTGCTTCGGAGCTGCTCCCGTCGATCTGATGACGCGAGTGCGGCGCACGTTTCTTCAATCTGAGACAGCATGCGCTCAGATCGCTCCAGATCCCCTGCCAGAACCATGATAAAGGCATGCGCTAATGACATTTCAAGTGTCGTCGAGAATGGGGATGGGATGCGGTCAAACCATTCTAGCAAGGTAGCAATTTCCCCCCGTTCAAGCACGGTTTGCATATGCTGCTCCAGCAAGTTCACGGCCCCATCAATGTCCTGCGCTGCAAACATATGGTCAATGGCCTCATCCATAGAACCGGCAGAAGCGTAATATTGCCCGGCAAGCCGATGACGCTTCGTATACTCCCCGTTATCTTCACGCAGCAGGAGGTCCAGCAGAAACTGCGAGAACAGATGATGATAGCGATAGCAGGTATGATGTTCATCCAGTGGAACCAGAAACAGATTCAGCTTCTGCAGCTCCTCCAGCATCGGGCGGCTGTCGCTGAGATCGGTTACAGCATCGCACACCTGTGGATGAAGCTCCGACAGGACTGCGGTCTGCAGCAGAAAAGTAAGCACCTCGGAAGATAGCCTGCCTATCACCTCCTGGAACAGATATTTTGAGATCAGAAGTTGATTTCCCTTCATATCTTCGACGAATGGCTCCAGATCGCGGCCGTTTCGCAGGGAAAGCGAAGCAAGCTGGAGCCCGGTTATCCAGCCTTCCGTTCGATTAAGCAATGCATCCAGCTGCATCGGAGTTAGACGGGGCTGACTGCTATCTGATTCATGCCGGAAAAAGCGCTCGGTTTCATCAGAGGTGAATTCCAGCTGCTTCATTCCGATATGGTTGACCTCATGGTTAACCATCCCTTTCATTGTGGGGAATGGAAGCTCGGTTCGGGAGGAGATGAATAGATGAATAGGCTCAGGGAGGTAATCAATCAAGTAGGAAATCCCCGCATGGATTGCATGATAGTGAATGCTATGCAGGTCCTCGAGAATGAGATTGAGGGGTTCATGCTCCTCGTATAATTCACTGATCAGCGTATCCAGAAAGCTTTCAATCGAGGCGCTTGGCAGCAGATGCGTATGGTTCATAAGCCGATCTCCTTGCTGTTCTGGAAGAACCGAAGCCAAGGCGGCTGTTACGTATCGCCAAAAGCGGACGGGATCGTTATCCCGTTCATCCAGCGACACCCAGGCGCATCGCTCGTTGGCTCCATGGGCCCACTGGGCCAGCAGTGTCGATTTGCCGTATCCGGCAGGGGCAATAATGGTAGTTAGTTGTCCATTGTGGCCTGCTGTCATCGCTTGAATAAGCCGATCCCGGTGAATGAGATGCTTTTTTAACCCGGGAAGGCTTATTTTCATTTTCAGAATAGGTGAATCAGTCAGTAATTTCATAGATACCCTCGCTATATACGAACGTTATTTTTACGAAATTTGAGTCAAGATAACTAGATTATATGAAAAAAATGATGAAAAGTTAACGTTTGTCAATCGTTTCCCTTCCATTTATTTGATAGCATCCATAGTACCGCGGTCCCGACCGGGATTGTGGTTTATAAGCGCTGATGAAATGAGGGAGGAGATTTATGTTAAGGCATTCAGGGAAAATCCTGCTATGTATAGCTTTGCTGTTGATGCAGATGGATTGGGTATTCGGATACCGGCAAGCCTTCGCAGCCACTGCGGTTGCACCGAAGCTTGTTGCCGGTTACTATCATACCGCTTCGCTTGTAAGTAGCGGCGAGGTTTATTCATGGGGGTATGGAGACAGGGGACAGCTGGGCGACGGCAGCTGGAGCACCCGGATCACTCCGGTCATGGCGAAGGGTTTGAACCATGTCATTGACATTCATTCCGGCGTCCGCAGCTCCATGGCGCTCCGCCAGGATGGAACGGTGTGGACCTGGGGGGCGAACGAGAACGGACAGTTGGGAATTGGAACGACAACAAATGTGAACGCCCCCACACAAGTTGCGGGTTTAAGCGGGATCAAGGCCATATCCGGCGGATTGGGCTATCACGGCATGGCGCTTTCCGAGAACGGAAGCGTATGGACTTGGGGGAGAAACGTCAACGGAGAGCTGGGCAATGGGACGACGATACAACAAAACTTCCCGGTTCAGGTGAGCGGTTTGAACGATGTGACGGCTATTGCGACTGGAGGATATTACAGTCTTGCGCTGAAATCGGACGGTACCATATGGGCCTGGGGCGTGAACGGAGACGGGGAGCTTGGCGATGGAACGACGACGGATCGATACATGCCTGTACAAGTTGCCGGGCTGACAGACGTCATTGCGATTGCCGCCGGGGGGTCTCATAGTTTGGCCGTTAAACAAGACGGCACCGTCTGGGCATGGGGAAAAAACACATACGGCATGCTTGGTGACGGCACGAGAACAAACCGAACGAGACCGGTGCAGGTTCGAAGCTTGGAGCATATTGTTGCGGTTGCAGGCGGTGGGTACCACAGTCTTGCAGTGGACCAAGCAGGAAACGTATGGAGCTGGGGGGATAACAGTCAGAAGCAGCTCGGCCTAGGCTCGAATGGTTCAAGCCTAATTCCGGCCCCTGTGTCAGGGATCGAGCATGTTCGTGAAATTTCCGCCGGCGGCTATCATAGCGTGGCGATGAAGAAGGATGGGACCGTCTGGGCATGGGGCTTTAACTCCGGAGGGCAAATCGGGGATGGAACCTACAACAATACCAGGGATATTCCTACCCTGACGAAGGCCGTGCTGGATACCACGGCGCCGGATACCGGCAGTGGGATTCTGAATCCGCACAGTATTACCGCGGACTCGGTTGGATTGGAGTGGCCCAAGGCCCGGGACAATATGACGGAGCAGCACGAACTGCAGTATCTATTATATTTGTCAGGCAGCCCGAATATCGGGGACGTAAGTCAAATGGAGAGGTATGGAAAGCCGATCGGCAGCTACACGGCGGATCAAACCGCACTTGCGGTAAACGGACTTGCGGAAGGCACGGATTATTATTTTAATGTCATCGCCAAAGATGCCGTCGGCAGAAAAAGCGCATACCGTATGCTGAAAGTGACAACGAAATGGCCGCAAATCTACTCGTTAATCTATGATGGCAACGGAAATACGACGGGGAATGTTCCGGCAAGCAGTGGTTTGTTTGCCAGAGGCGAAGAAACGGTTGTAGCGGGCAATACAGGCCAACTGGGCAAGGATGGATATACCTTCGTCGGCTGGAATACGGAGGCCGATGGAAGCGGGATCGATTATCCGGCTGGAGGCAAGCTTATATTTGGTACGCAGGATGTCACGCTGTATGCCAAATGGAGTGCGAACCCGGCACCAACCGAACTTACGGCGGTATCGTATACGCCGGCTCATCAGTCTGTCGGGGTTGAAAGAGATGAGACCTTGCAGGTTGTCTTTAATGAAGACGTGACGGCTGTGTCCGGTAAATCGATTACGATTAGGCAAGCTTCGGATCAGCGCGTCGTGGAGACCATCGATGCTGCTGATGCAGGTAAAGTCTCGGTTCTCGGGAACACGTTGACCCTGGATCCGTTGACCGCTTTCGACTATGGAACGACTTATTATGTCGAGATCGAGTCTGGGGCTTTTACCGGTAACCATTCGGGTACCTATTTTGCCGGAATTCAAGGCGGGGATACCTGGAGCTTTACGGTCAGGGAGCCAGCGACCACGCCGTATGACGCCACCTTGCAAGCATTGGCGCTGAATTCACCTGGAGCGGAAGTGGGTCTGAGCCCTGAATTCGATAGATACCATCATGACTACAAGGCACAGGTAGCCAATGAAACGGAACGCCTTACGGTGACTGCCCAGGTGTATGACGCTCGTGTACAGGTATCGGTCAGCGTGTACGGGGAAGCCGGGGATTTGGAAGTGGGGCCGATCGATATTTTCTCCGGTCAGGAGAGCCCGGAAATCCCGGTTTCCGTCGGTAACCATATAATCGAGGTCGTTGTGACGGCGCCGGATGGACAGTATCTGAAATATAGAGTGATGGTGACAAGAGCGTCGTCAACCGGAGGCGGAGGTGTAACGCCTGAAGAACCGGGAGGAGGTTTATCTCCTGGAGGTACTGGCTCAGGCTCAGGATACGCAAATTCAGGTTCATCAGGCAGTGCCACGCCAGCAGAGAACAGAGTGAATGTCAGAGTTACGCTAAACGATGAATCTCAGGAAGGGATGGTTACAGGCTTGTTCCATGAGACAGATGGACATACCGTCGTTTCGATGAAGCTGGATACGGCAAAGCTGGAAGCCCGTTTAAAGACCGTGGACTACAATCCGGTCATCGTCATTGCGCTTGCACAGCCTGCGGATCATGTCTACCTGGAAATAAGCGGTGCTGCAATTGACCTTCTTGATGCTAAGCAGGGCGCCATTGAAATCCGATCCGTTCTCGGTACCTTCCATGTTCCTGCTGCCGTGATGGCATCATCGCGCTGGCAGAAGTCGGGAAGTTTGGATAAGCCGATAGCGGCGGATCAAATGTTGGTGACTCTGACGATGGCTGCCAGCGATGCAGCTAAGGTAAAGGCTGTTCAGAAGGCGGCGCTGCAATCCGGCATAACCCTTGTCGGTTTGCCTGTCGATTTTGAAATTACAGCTAAAGTTCAGGACATATCCCTGCAATTAGATCCGTTTCCACAGTATGTGGAGCAGCGGATTTCATGGTCACAGGGAGCGTCAGGCCATATTACTACAGCTGCCCGGGTGGAAGAGAATGGAGATTTCCATCATATTCCGACGCGAATAGAGATGAAGAAGGATGGAAGCAGCGAGGCCGTTCTGCATCGCCTCACCGCCGGAACCGTTGCTCTCATATCTCATCAAGCGAGCGTTGCCGATGTTTCGTTTCATTGGTCCAAGGATGCCGTGAACGATCTGGCTTCGCGATTGATCCTTGATGGAAGCGGCCGGGTGAAGGAGCCCACAAACCCAGGTGCGAATCAGCCCGAGAGGACCCGTTTCGCTCCGGATGCTCATGTGAATCGTGCGGAGTTTGCTGCCATGATCGTCAGGGCACTCGGTTTGCACGAGGTGAAGGGCGAAATCCCTGCTTTTCAGGATGTCAGCGCAAGCGACTGGTATAGTGGCGTCATTGCACAAGCCGTACAGTATGAGCTTCTTCAGGGGTATGAGGACGGCCGTTTTCGGCCAACTCAAGGGATTACGCGCCAAGAGGCCATAGCGGTTATGGCTAGAGTGATGAAACTGGCAGGTATAACAACTACAGTGAATGAGATGGAATCAACTGGTATCCTTTCATCTTTTCAAGACCTCCAAGAGCTGTCCGCTTGGGCCAAACCGGCTGCTGCCGCGCTTGTGCAGCAAGGAATAGTCCATGGAGCCGACGCAGGGCTTAAGCCGCTGCAGAAGCTGTCCCGCGGCGAGGCGGCCGTCATGCTGCAGCGGTTATTGAAGGCAGCAGAGCTGATCGATTGATTCAGCGGGATTAACTAGGTCGGATCTTAGAACATTTCATATATTTGCAGGGGATGCCTTTAGGCATCCCTTTCTGCGTGAATGAAAAGGAAAAGTAGCATATAAGCTGCCAACAATTTGAAATTAATGCGTTTTCATGCTGATCTCGGCAGAAAACGCTTGCTCAAATGTTGGCAATTTCCGAACATTATCGACATTTTGATAAGGTAATGTTCTGTGATATCGGCAGTTTTCCGCCAAATATTTGCTAAAAAACACATTAAACTACATAAAACGCTAAAATTTTTGTTTTGACATCTGCTTGTCTATACCATAGGATAATAGTATAAAAAGTGCTCACTTAGGAGGATAAGGTCAGGAAATGAAAAAGACATGGTCAATTCTATTAACACTCGTATTATCCGTTGGATTGCTTGCAGGTTGCGGCAATAGCGATAAGTCTACTGACACTGGTGCAGCTAATGGCGGTTCAGAAGGATCTCAAGATAAGAAACGCATTGCACTTGTTCTCCCTGAGAAGATCGGCGTGAATCCTTTCTTTGCATTGATGGACGAAGGATTGCAGAAGGCTGCTGCCGATTTCAATGTCGAAGTGAAAACGATTGAATCGACAGACCCGGCCTCGATTGAGCAAAACCTGCGTACGGCGGTTGCTGAAAAATATGATTTGATTATCACATCCACCTTCCAAATGGAAGATGCATTGAAGAAGGTTGCACCGGAGAATCCGGACGTGCCTTTTGCCATTATCGATACGGTAGTGGATTTGCCGAATGTCCGCAGCGTCGTATTCCGTGAACATGAAGCAGCTTACCTGCTTGGTGCAGCAGCTGGATTGGCTACGAAGACCAACAAGGTTGGCAACGTGGTTGCAGACGACATTCCGATTATGCATAAATATATGACCGGCTTTGCAGAAGGTGCAAAATCGGTAAACCCTAACGTTGAAATTTTCGTTAACTACGTCGGCGGTTTCACAGATCCGGCTAAAGCGAAGGAACTCGCACTCCTGCAGAACTCTAAAGGTGCCGATTTCGTTGCAGGCCTTTCCGCTGTTGGTGATTTGGGCGTATTCGAAGCCGCGAAAGAGAAAGGCTTCTATGCTTCAGGACAAGATACGGATAACACGGGCACGGATCCCGAGCACGTTGTGCTTGCTCAATTGAAAGGTACAGACGCTGTTGTCTACGAAACGGTTAAAGACTTTGCAGAAGACAAATACTCATTCGATATTCGTGATTATGGTCTGAAAGAAGGCGGCGTGGGTCTTACTTACGTAACCCATGAGAGCAAAACACCGCTTAACCCATTTATTGGACAAGACATCGTAGATCAGCTTAAGGTGATTTCCGACGATATTATCGCCGGAAAGATTAAAGTAACCAACGCATTGGAACAAAATTAGTTCTCACCTGGACCGGCTGCCCATGAGCAGTCGGTCTTTCATTCAGAAGCGAAAGGAAGGCATGACTCGATGCTACTCCAGATGGACAATATTACGAAAAAGTATGGCGAGTTTAGCGCAAACCGCGGCATTGATTTTTCGCTGCGTGCGGGTGAAGTTCATGCGATCGTCGGGGAGAATGGTGCAGGCAAAACAACGCTGATGCGGATATTGTACGGGATGGAGCAGCCAACCTCGGGTACGATTCGGCTGAATGGCAAGGAAGTTTCGTTTGCAAGCCCGGA
Above is a window of Paenibacillus sp. FSL K6-1330 DNA encoding:
- a CDS encoding LuxR C-terminal-related transcriptional regulator, whose amino-acid sequence is MKLLTDSPILKMKISLPGLKKHLIHRDRLIQAMTAGHNGQLTTIIAPAGYGKSTLLAQWAHGANERCAWVSLDERDNDPVRFWRYVTAALASVLPEQQGDRLMNHTHLLPSASIESFLDTLISELYEEHEPLNLILEDLHSIHYHAIHAGISYLIDYLPEPIHLFISSRTELPFPTMKGMVNHEVNHIGMKQLEFTSDETERFFRHESDSSQPRLTPMQLDALLNRTEGWITGLQLASLSLRNGRDLEPFVEDMKGNQLLISKYLFQEVIGRLSSEVLTFLLQTAVLSELHPQVCDAVTDLSDSRPMLEELQKLNLFLVPLDEHHTCYRYHHLFSQFLLDLLLREDNGEYTKRHRLAGQYYASAGSMDEAIDHMFAAQDIDGAVNLLEQHMQTVLERGEIATLLEWFDRIPSPFSTTLEMSLAHAFIMVLAGDLERSERMLSQIEETCAALASSDRREQLRSSLLFVRSNLVFLNGDFGKWFAFSEGILDNAMPDNPIYYQFDYNRQEPYVRRTPLGMKGALSADTEKIAHLFTGVLESHGWAHSLMNLYVKQSLCEGYYEWNRLADCRQLLVQIRNAPPAKETMGLFVPLHITEAKLYAAEGKFHLAHYALDEAWTAVIGRKASPWLTPLKAIRCMLYIREGRITEARKEAAGLPISVKDRPTYSRETEYLAFVRLLGKQRREAEALHLLELLKPQAEREQQRSSIIEITGLQALLEYQRGQRKQSLHLLGDALRIGAQNGYVRSFLDEGEEMYQLLKLYANHQGQESGLQPEQHQLLEYVRILLEHFPDYPQADPSSAKLSPSVLPEQLNRNEMNLLHLIRQGAANKQMAAALGLSEGTVRVYLSRLYGKLGVTTRTQALVKAQSLNLLED
- a CDS encoding MmcQ/YjbR family DNA-binding protein, with amino-acid sequence MRSPLIAYCLSKKAATEDYPFGPLPIVMKVGGKMFALITIMAGEKVSHISLKCDPVIAENLRQQHDAVQPGYHLNKKHWNTITVDGSLTEADLQDMIDHSYDLVLKSLPKAQRDAISQRLV
- a CDS encoding YheC/YheD family protein, whose translation is MKYKSSTIKSKWKKTKWLNEDPYFRQYVPHTLPFSKKNLNSMLADYSTVFFKPTDGSGGNNIIRIRKTDGGYQSQLNTKKTSYSSSSQLYRDLNRFAGSRPYLLQKGIRLAKSNGKPFDIRVMVQKTRQGAWVSTALFTKVGNPNKVATNYNQGGTIGTFRKTMSGANFASAFTQQLESELKGLGVAVGKNFDRHYKGFNELGLDVAVDSKGRPWILEVNTRPQVYPLKNLKDKSLYHKVLSYGKQYGRTK
- a CDS encoding chitinase; this encodes MTVWKYPLSRKMTQRSMIAALGAALLMTPLHAFAADEAPQPEASSAHPAASTKSSTSAPAQITENLGGSLAIGEHRLTSRKEIDQNWDGLDPDYTPEKAIAAVRALLSEEDFEALFPFRLGSAEWFKISNGKEYYKADQTDYFSYDNLINAVAEVSNLKIKINTRQGTPSAQEIYRLDKDARVETLVVRSADFHSVENLNKDIETVIIDGGTFLKEGFKKDRKRELAAFLANLSHETGGGWATAPGGPLRWGLFWNENIAGRTGVNKDAFVDPASAVLYPGTPDKRYYGRGPIMLSWNFNYGLFSSIIYGDKSVLLDHPEIVAADGKIGYMTAILFWMTPQDPKPSAHDVMVGRWKPSPLEKFRGLGDPGFGTTVMVLNGLEANLGETEGSPVQRRAGHYRDITSRMGVDITGEKVDTLGMRPF
- a CDS encoding MATE family efflux transporter, coding for MSLFVREKGFYKSFFWLTLVIGMQNLISVGVNLSDNVMLGGYSESALSGVALATQIQFLLHMLVMGVCEGLVIMSSRFWGAKDLGSIKKAASIGMRMAIFLSIVLWIVVFFSPHEVLSLFTKEENVIAAGVEYLRIICFSYIFFAVTSSLLASLRSVETVKIGFVVSLSTLIINICLNYILIYGYLGFPELGVAGSAIATLTARIIECVIVLVYIKRFDRKILLKLQDFLQFDMELFKQYIRVGSPILLSNTIWGLAMAAQTAILGHMGESAIAANSIATTIFQMVTVIVYASASATAVLIGKTIGEGLMDKIISYAKTLQILYILLGLLTGAVLFVIKDFVLGFYSISDEAKTLALHFMTVLSITVVGTAYQMPALTGIVRSGGDTRFVLYNDLIFMWLIVLPSSALCAFVFDLSPLAIFICLKSDQILKCFVAIVKVNRFKWIRSFSS